The Alistipes finegoldii DSM 17242 DNA segment GGCCCGCATAGATGTTGCAGCCGATTCCCAGCCCGGCGAAGTGGCTCTTCATCCGCTCGGCGACCCGTTCCGACACCGACCCTTCGGCGGCCAGCGCAAAGACCGAAGGTCCCGATCCGGCGATGTTCATGGCCAGAGCACCTTCGGAGAGCACCCCCTCCTTCAAACGGTCGTAACCGGGAATGAACCCCTTGCGGTAAGGCTCCGCGACGACGTCGTGCATCGAGCGGCCGATCAGCGCCACGTCGCCCAGCGCCAGTCCGGCGACAAGTCCGCCGACGTTGCCCCACTGCGTGACGGCATGCGCCATCGGAATCTCGCGGGGCAGCACCTCACGCGCCTCTTTGGTGCCGACCACAATGTCGGGATGCGCCACGGCGTAGAAAAAGTCGTCGGGCACCGGCAGGCGGATGATGTCCAGCGGCCCGTATCCGCGGATCAGCACCACGCCGCCCAGCAAGGCCGGCCCGACGTTGTCGGCATGGGGCGTGCCGCCGATCAGCGCTTCGCCCATCATGGCGAACTCCACCAGCCGTTCCGCCGCAAAGGGGCGGCCCAGCAGTTCGTTCAGCCCGTAGACGGCGGCGGCCGACGAGGCGGCGCTCGATCCGATGCCGCTTCCGGGAGCTATCTTTTCGAGAATCGTAACCTCGACCCGCACGGGCTTCCCGTACGCTTCGAGCATGGCTGCGACGGCCGGGGTTATGACGTTGTCTTCGGGATTTTCGGGGAGTCTCTTCCCGCTCTCGTTGCGGATCGCAAGCCCGCTCGCACCCGCTTCGGCGGCGACCTCGATCCGGTCGCCCACGCCGTCGAGCGCCAGGCCCATGATGTCGAAACCGCAGCCCAGATTCGCCACCGTTCCGGGGGCGAAAACCTTGATATGTTTCATGGTAAATGTTCTTTGAGTTAAACTGCCTTTGACTGAAAATCCGGGTTTCCGCCCCGGCAGCCTCGGCCGGGTGTGCATACGGAGATGCTTCTGACGGAAA contains these protein-coding regions:
- a CDS encoding homoserine kinase — encoded protein: MKHIKVFAPGTVANLGCGFDIMGLALDGVGDRIEVAAEAGASGLAIRNESGKRLPENPEDNVITPAVAAMLEAYGKPVRVEVTILEKIAPGSGIGSSAASSAAAVYGLNELLGRPFAAERLVEFAMMGEALIGGTPHADNVGPALLGGVVLIRGYGPLDIIRLPVPDDFFYAVAHPDIVVGTKEAREVLPREIPMAHAVTQWGNVGGLVAGLALGDVALIGRSMHDVVAEPYRKGFIPGYDRLKEGVLSEGALAMNIAGSGPSVFALAAEGSVSERVAERMKSHFAGLGIGCNIYAGRVSNCGARIED